In Fusarium oxysporum f. sp. lycopersici 4287 chromosome 9, whole genome shotgun sequence, the genomic stretch AGCCCTCGACCTCGGAGATCCCCGATACACCAGTACTTCTGCTGAAGCTTTTCAAGACCAGCTCGAAGCTGCTGGCCTCGCTCGTTCGCCTTCTGGCAAATGTTGTCGCGCTCGACGATCTCAAGAACCTTGTCACCAACGGCGGCGGTGAGAGGATCGTTGAGATGAGTGGTGAGCCAGAGAAAGCCAGCCTCCTTGCACCCACGCTCAATCTCAGCCGTAGTGCTGACCGAAGCCAGGGGAAGACCGCATCCTAGCGTTTTGGAGAGAGCCAGGATATCGGGGACGACACCCTCCTCATGTTCAAAGGCAAACATCTTGCCAGTTCGCCCAACTCCAGTTTGGGCTTCATCCATGATGACCAACATGTCGCGCTTTCTGCACTCATCCTGCATGCGCTTCAAGTAGCCCTTTGGCAGGTCGAGAATACCACCAGTGGAGAGGATGGGCTCCATGATGAAGGCTGCAAGAGACCCGACGCTCTGGCGATCAATCAGGGACCAGCCAAAGTCCATCTCAGTCTCCCAGTCCCATGAGCCGTCGGGCTTTCGGAACGGAGAACGGTAACCGTATGGTGCAGGGAAGGCCAACGATCCTGGCATAGAAGGGCCACCACGCTTGCGACCAGCCGAATAGGTAGCGGAGCCAGAGCCTTGAGTCAACCCATGGTAGCTAGCTGAGAAGGCAACAATTTCAAACTTGCCCGTATAGCACTTGGCAATTTTGATAGCAGCCTCGGTTGACTCGGAGCCGGTGTTGAGGAAGAAAGACTTCTTCAAGGGCATGGGTAAGAACTTGGCCAATCTCTGAGCCAGGTTCACGACAGGGTGCGTGATCAtgttgctgaggagatgGTCCAACTCAGAGACATAGTGCTTGACCACCTCGACAACCTCGGGGTGGGAGTGGCCTAGGAGAGAACTCATTTGCCCCGAAGTGAAGTCGAGAATTTGCTTGCCATCTGCATCGTAGAGGCGCGTTCCCAGGGCTTTGGAGATGACGACAGGAGAGAAAGGGACTCCCGTGGTCATCACATAGTTGTCCGCCTTAGACCAAAACTCTGCAGTCGAAGATGCCATGCTGAAGAGGAATAAAGTGGTATGATGTTGTTAATACAGAGTAAGATGTGTTGGCTGATGACAGATGATGAGACCACAGACTCACGGGGTGTTTTTAAGCTGTAGAAGCGGTAACGAGCAACTTCTTTTCATGCAGACTTTTTCCAACTAAGCAGATTCCTGGATCAGGCGGCGACACTGTCTAGTCCGCGGCGTCACGAACAAGCCGCGGAAAACTCATATCATTTACCGCCCCACTCATGCTATCTACGTATCTTGCGATTACCACGTATTGCTTTATTAAGAAAAATAGCTTGGGGAAAACTAATGTTTGAATAAGGTCCAAGCACTCACCTCGAGGAGATTGCTTTATGTaaattcttcttctttgcttggtCTTTTTAATTCGCAAGCTTTGTCAAGCCATGACAGGAAACGATGCGCTCCTAGGTGAAATCAGCTCTCTTGAAAAGCCCAGTCGCGTGACAAGCTGTGTACCAATATATCTGTTAATTCAAGCGCCTTGACTGAGTGCTTCACCGGAGCATATCATCTGGAGGCCCCGCAAGCTTCGTGGAGAACTTTGTGGATCAATTGAAGGGAAACGTTGGCTGATCTCTGGTGAAGTTGCCCCTTTTCCACTTTCGAATCAGTGGCCGTTTTCAGAAGCATTGCGTGCTATCACTCCACATCTCTGATCTTGTGATCTTAATTTACAGTTAAGCTTCCTAAAGTCATCTTTCGGGGTCATCTAGGCGCCTGCATCCAGTTTGGATGCCTTCATTGGATATCAGCTGGCCTTGTAAGCAATGCAAGGCTTAAGATGCCACTTCCTCAAACGGGCAGAACTAACACGTCGGCGAGTTAAGGTCCTTCTGTCCTGAAAGTTTATCATTCTGCCCCTCATGCTAATGTTGCTAGCGAATCGGATTTGTCAATACCATCATCGACACGAGTCACAAACCTATCACTGTGAGGTTGAGACACCCTTTCCATGCCCAGTGCCCGAATTATCCGATCGCAAACATATAAAATATGGCGGTCTTTGAATGGCGATTGCACGTACTTGCAAATAGTCTAACAGGCGAAAATGGCAAGAAATGCCGGATGATGGGGCGCGCATCAAGGTTTCCCATGGTCCATACTTTGCCGCGGATTACGCCATCAATCATTTCCCTCGGAAAACTTACGCTCGTGCCTCTGATTGTGAGATCCCCGAAAAACCAGCTTCAGTCTGGGGTATATGGAGTTCCAGAGCAAGGCCCCTGTTTTTATGATAAAACATTGTGGGTTCTACGTGTACAGCGAACTGGCGCGATTGTGTTATCACAGACATTCATTGTTGATTCTCTGCTCTGAAGCTCTGTCACTATTATGTCTGACCGAcatttcttcaacaaccctTCGCAGTTGGTTGACTGTGCACTTGAGTCTCTAGCTTTGACGAACCCGTCCCTCAAAGTCGACCATGCAAATAAAATCGTGTATCAGCAAGATCCCCAGCCAGATCATGTGGCGGTCGTCTCAGGCGGCGGTTCGGGACACGAGCCTGCGTTTACTGGCCTTGTTGGCCAAGGCTTTTTGACGGCGTCAGTAGCTGGCACCATCTTCGCGTCACCGTCGATCGACCAGATCCTCAACGGCATCATCAAGTGCAGCAACAACTCGAAAGGGGTTCTAGTTATCGTTATGAACTACACCGGAGATGTGCTCAACTTTGGTGTCGCCGTAGAAAAGGCTCGCACGATGGGCATCGAGGTCGATATGGTAGTCGTCggcgatgatgttggtgttggtcgATCTAAAGGCGGCAAGGTCGGGCGTCGAGGTATCGCAGGAACTGTTCTCGTTCAAAAGATCGCTTGCGCTTTATCTGCCCGAGGGGGGAGCCTCAAAGACGTTGCGGCAGCGGCTAGGCTAGCAGCTTCCAATGTCGCTAGCATTGGCGCCAGTCTTTCTCATGTTTACGTCCCTGGACGTTCCGATACTTCCAGCAGCCGTCT encodes the following:
- a CDS encoding 2,2-dialkylglycine decarboxylase (pyruvate), which gives rise to MASSTAEFWSKADNYVMTTGVPFSPVVISKALGTRLYDADGKQILDFTSGQMSSLLGHSHPEVVEVVKHYVSELDHLLSNMITHPVVNLAQRLAKFLPMPLKKSFFLNTGSESTEAAIKIAKCYTGKFEIVAFSASYHGLTQGSGSATYSAGRKRGGPSMPGSLAFPAPYGYRSPFRKPDGSWDWETEMDFGWSLIDRQSVGSLAAFIMEPILSTGGILDLPKGYLKRMQDECRKRDMLVIMDEAQTGVGRTGKMFAFEHEEGVVPDILALSKTLGCGLPLASVSTTAEIERGCKEAGFLWLTTHLNDPLTAAVGDKVLEIVERDNICQKANERGQQLRAGLEKLQQKYWCIGDLRGRGLLQGIEIIADPKTKAPGADLGQAVSDKAMELGLSCNVVNLPGMGGVFRLAPAVTVTAEEIEQGLEILDKSFSSVLESRGQMTAAA